The Takifugu rubripes chromosome 3, fTakRub1.2, whole genome shotgun sequence genome contains a region encoding:
- the LOC101068678 gene encoding protein kinase C-binding protein 1 isoform X6, with protein sequence MHPQSLAEDEVKTEADVVEGMDASVRSKVPDPTGSADRPLVPQKRKVSSPTHSSNGHSPTETSPSPLKKKKKPGGVNSNSKDQKITVAECIETQSKAMTMLTIDQLSYLLKFALQKIKQPGTEPFQKPVSLEQHPDYAEYIFHPMDLCTLEKNIKKKMYGCTEAFLADMKWILHNCIIYNGGNHKLTATAKVIVKICEHEMNEIEVCPECYLSSCQKRENWFCEPCSQPHPLVWAKLKGFPFWPAKALREKDGQVDARFFGQHDRAWVPINNCYLMSKEIPFSVKKTKSIFNSAMQEMEIYVENIRKKFGVFNYAPFRTPYTPNNQLQMLLDPSNPSAGAVKTEKLDKLRFNFDITASPKMVLGKTPTPSGMSRRVSTTDVPRSPMSTTSSVHTGSDGEDTEKAPRNPSFHYSTGEESMDCTASPVSGKMGPAGSVTASPKAFNPGLVPKQERTAGTGSILNLNLDRVKAEMDLKELSETVQQQQQQSQQQGGPVSLNTPKRPIRSLDKTIESCKAQLGIDEISEDVYKGVDHSDSEDSEKSDSSDSEYLSDEEHRPKSSNQDDKDKAERKWPKANAEGDTKDGVTAKADKGAPESALKDKQASNGPERDLQDKPVVPQSQPASEKPKAPEESRAAATKSAAEQDSDSERELVIDLGDEQGGHDSKRARKDAGASTAKTPKESNVAKMEGKVPSSAAATTPSRDASLNQKEPAGTTVINSAASSQTSTSPATSGSSSAPTPASTSVSTTAPAPVKKQRPLLPKETAQAVQQAVVWNPSKFQTSSQKWHMQKVQRQHGEQSAAQTQSQTRSPQHPQPQQQNSSSSSSSSSSTRYQTRQAVKVQQKDVPQNASSTAGQASSSSPLMTGDVPIPTVSADVAADIAKYTNKIMETIKGTMTEIYSDLSKSTTGNTIAEIRRLRIEIEKLQWLHQQELSEMKHNLELTMAEMRQSLEQERERLVAEVKKQMEAEKQQAVDETKKKQWCANCRKEAIFYCCWNTSYCDYPCQQAHWPEHMKSCTQSATASQQETETEPNSDPAVKPSGHSPTTQPPATGSVSDKSNSPSCAEKSKDSAGVTVT encoded by the exons ATGCATCCACAGAG TCTGGCAGAGGACGAGGTGAAGACAGAGGCTGATGTGGTAGAGGGGATGGATGCGTCCGTGCGATCCAAAG TCCCTGATCCAACTGGGTCAGCTGACCGTCCACTGGTGCCACAAAAGAGGAAGGTGTCGAGTCCCACTCATTCCTCCAATGGACACTCTCCCACAGAGACATCTCCAAGCCctctgaagaaaaagaagaagccagGGGGCGTTAATTCCAACAGCAAGGACCAG AAAATAACAGTTGCTGAATGCATTGAAACCCAGAGTAAAGCAATGACAATGTTGACAATAGACCAACTGTCCTATTTACTCAAATTCGCTCTTCAAAAGATTAAACAACCTGGG ACAGAACCTTTTCAGAAACCAGTGTCTCTGGAGCAGCACCCAGATTATGCAGAGTACATTTTCCACCCTATGGACCTGTGTACACTAGAGAAG aatatcaaaaagaaaatgtacgGCTGCACGGAAGCATTTCTTGCTGATATGAAATGGATCTTACACAACTGCATCATCTACAACGGAG GCAATCACAAATTAACGGCAACCGCAAAAGTCATTGTCAAGATTTGTGAGCATGAG atGAATGAGATTGAAGTGTGTCCAGAATGCTACCTGTCCTCAtgccaaaaaagggaaaactggTTTTGTGAGCCATGT AGTCAACCCCATCCTTTGGTCTGGGCCAAGCTGAAGGGATTTCCTTTCTGGCCAGCAAAAGCACTTCGGGAAAAAGATGGGCAGGTAGACGCACGCTTCTTTGGACAACACGACAG AGCCTGGGTCCCCATCAACAACTGCTACCTCATGTCCAAAGAGATCCCCTTCTCtgtcaaaaaaacaaagagcatTTTCAACAGTGCCATGCAAGAAATGGAAATTTATGTAGAAAACATTCGCAAGAAATTCGGGGTCTTCAACTACGCCCCCTTCCGCACCCCGTACACACCCAACAACCAGCTACAGATGCTCTTGGACCCGTCCAACCCCAGCGCTGGGGCAGTGAAGACTGAGAAACTGGATAAACTTCGCTTCAATTTTGATATAACTGCATCTCCCAAGATGGTCCTCGGCAAGACGCCCACCCCCAGCGGCATGAGCCGAAGGGTCTCCACCACAGACGTGCCGCGGTCTCCTATGAGTACCACCTCTTCAGTTCACACTGGGTCTGATGGGGAGGACACTGAAAAGGCCCCAAGAAATCCTTCTTTCCACTACAGCACCGGAGAAGAGTCAATGGATTGTACTG CCTCTCCTGTCTCGGGGAAGATGGGTCCTGCAGGCAGTGTGACTGCCAGCCCAAAGGCCTTTAACCCTGGACTGGTGCCCAAGCAGGAGCGGACTGCAGGGACGGGCAGCATCCTCAATCTCAACctgg atcGGGTGAAGGCTGAGATGGATCTGAAGGAGCTGAGTGAGACtgtgcaacaacaacagcagcaaagccaACAGCAGGGAGGTCCAGTCTCCCTCAATACCCCAAAGAGACCCATCAGGAGCTTGGACAAGACTATTGAGAGCTGCAAGGCTCAGCTTG GGATAGATGAAATTTCTGAAGATGTGTATAAAGGTGTGGACCACAGTGACTCGGAGGACTCGGAGAAATCGGACTCGAGTGACAGCGAGTATCTGAGTGATGAAGAACACAGACCAAAGAGCTCCAACCAGGATGACAAAGacaaagcagagagaaaatggCCAAAAGCAAACGCAGAGGGAGATACGAAGGACGGAGTTACGGCAAAAGCAGATAAAGGCGCCCCTGAATCAGCACTAAAAGACAAGCAGGCTAGTAACGGACCAGAAAGGGACTTGCAGGACAAGCCCGTAGTGCCCCAATCTCAGCCCGCCTCTGAAAAACCCAAAGccccagaggagagcagagcggcTGCCACCAAATCAGCGGCTGAACAGGACTCTGATTCTGAGCGGGAGCTGGTGATTGACCTAGGggatgaacaaggaggccatgaCTCAAAGAGGGCTAGAAAAGACGCTGGCGCTTCTACGGCCAAAACACCCAAAGAGTCTAATGTTGCCAAGATGGAAG GTAAGGTACCGTCATCTGCGGCAGCAACCACGCCGTCACGGGACGCCAGCCTTAACCAGAAAGAACCCGCTGGCACAACAGTCATAAACTCTGCAGCTTCCAGTCAAACCAGTACTAGCCCAGCCACCAGTGGGTCCAGCAGTGCCCCGACTCCTGCTTCCACCTCTGTTTCCACAACAGCCCCAGCACCTGTCAagaaacagcgccccctgttgccAAAGGAGACGGCACAAGCGGTGCAACAGGCCGTCGTCTGGAACCCGTCCAAGTTTCAGACCTCGTCGCAGAAATGGCACATGCAGAAGGTTCAAAGGCAGCACGGCGAGCAGTCGGCGGCGCAGACGCAGAGTCAGACACGCAGTCCGCAGCACccgcagccacagcagcagaactcctcctcttcctcttcctcctcctccagcacccGCTACCAGACCAGACAAGCAGTCAAGG TGCAACAGAAAGATGTGCCTCAGAATGCTTCATCAACTGCAGGCCAGGCCTCATCATCCTCTCCTTTAATGACAGGAGACGTGCCGATCCCCACAGTGTCGGCAGACGTGGCTGCAGATATAGCCAAGTACACAAACAAG ATCATGGAGACGATCAAAGGGACAATGACGGAAATCTACAGTGACCTGTCCAAGAGCACAACGGGAAACACAATTGCAGAG ATTCGGCGCCTGCGGATAGAGATCGAGAAGCTTCAGTGGCTGCATCAGCAAGAGTTGTCGGAGATGAAGCACAACCTCG AGCTCACAATGGCGGAGATGAGGCAGAGCCTGGAGCAGGAGCGGGAGCGGTTGGTGGCCGAGGTGAAGAAGCAGATGGAGGCGGAAAAGCAGCAGGCCGTGGACGAGACCAAGAAGAAACAGTGGTGCGCCAACTGCAGGAAAGAGGCCATCTTCTACTGCTGCTGGAACACCAGTTACTGCGATTACCCCTGTCAGCAAGCCCACTGGCCCGAGCACATGAAGTCCTGCACGCAGTCCG CCACAGCttcacagcaggaaacagaaactGAGCCCAACTCGGACCCTGCAGTCAAACCATCGGGCCACTCTCCCACTACACAGCCCCCGGCAACAGGGTCCGTATCAGACAAAAGCAACTCTCCCTCGTGTGCGGAAAAGAGCAAAGACAGCGCAGGGGTGACTGTGACCTAA
- the LOC101068678 gene encoding protein kinase C-binding protein 1 isoform X4, producing the protein MHPQSLAEDEVKTEADVVEGMDASVRSKVPDPTGSADRPLVPQKRKVSSPTHSSNGHSPTETSPSPLKKKKKPGGVNSNSKDQSELRHGPFYYMKQPALTTDPVDVVPQDGRNDFYCWLCHREGQVLCCELCPRVYHAKCLKLPAEPEGDWFCPECEKITVAECIETQSKAMTMLTIDQLSYLLKFALQKIKQPGTEPFQKPVSLEQHPDYAEYIFHPMDLCTLEKNIKKKMYGCTEAFLADMKWILHNCIIYNGGNHKLTATAKVIVKICEHEMNEIEVCPECYLSSCQKRENWFCEPCSQPHPLVWAKLKGFPFWPAKALREKDGQVDARFFGQHDRAWVPINNCYLMSKEIPFSVKKTKSIFNSAMQEMEIYVENIRKKFGVFNYAPFRTPYTPNNQLQMLLDPSNPSAGAVKTEKLDKLRFNFDITASPKMVLGKTPTPSGMSRRVSTTDVPRSPMSTTSSVHTGSDGEDTEKAPRNPSFHYSTGEESMDCTASPVSGKMGPAGSVTASPKAFNPGLVPKQERTAGTGSILNLNLDRVKAEMDLKELSETVQQQQQQSQQQGGPVSLNTPKRPIRSLDKTIESCKAQLGIDEISEDVYKGVDHSDSEDSEKSDSSDSEYLSDEEHRPKSSNQDDKDKAERKWPKANAEGDTKDGVTAKADKGAPESALKDKQASNGPERDLQDKPVVPQSQPASEKPKAPEESRAAATKSAAEQDSDSERELVIDLGDEQGGHDSKRARKDAGASTAKTPKESNVAKMEGKVPSSAAATTPSRDASLNQKEPAGTTVINSAASSQTSTSPATSGSSSAPTPASTSVSTTAPAPVKKQRPLLPKETAQAVQQAVVWNPSKFQTSSQKWHMQKVQRQHGEQSAAQTQSQTRSPQHPQPQQQNSSSSSSSSSSTRYQTRQAVKGDVPIPTVSADVAADIAKYTNKIMETIKGTMTEIYSDLSKSTTGNTIAEIRRLRIEIEKLQWLHQQELSEMKHNLELTMAEMRQSLEQERERLVAEVKKQMEAEKQQAVDETKKKQWCANCRKEAIFYCCWNTSYCDYPCQQAHWPEHMKSCTQSATASQQETETEPNSDPAVKPSGHSPTTQPPATGSVSDKSNSPSCAEKSKDSAGVTVT; encoded by the exons ATGCATCCACAGAG TCTGGCAGAGGACGAGGTGAAGACAGAGGCTGATGTGGTAGAGGGGATGGATGCGTCCGTGCGATCCAAAG TCCCTGATCCAACTGGGTCAGCTGACCGTCCACTGGTGCCACAAAAGAGGAAGGTGTCGAGTCCCACTCATTCCTCCAATGGACACTCTCCCACAGAGACATCTCCAAGCCctctgaagaaaaagaagaagccagGGGGCGTTAATTCCAACAGCAAGGACCAG TCAGAGCTAAGACATGGTCCCTTTTACTATATGAAGCAGCCAGCACTCACCACAGACCCTGTTGATGTTGTACCGCAGGACGGAAGGAATGACTTCTACTGCTGGCTGTGCCACCGCGAGGGTCAGGTGCTCTGCTGTGAGCTCTGCCCCAGGGTGTACCACGCCAAGTGCCTCAAACTACCAGCTGAGCCCGAGGGCGACTGGTTCTGTCCAGAGTGTGAG AAAATAACAGTTGCTGAATGCATTGAAACCCAGAGTAAAGCAATGACAATGTTGACAATAGACCAACTGTCCTATTTACTCAAATTCGCTCTTCAAAAGATTAAACAACCTGGG ACAGAACCTTTTCAGAAACCAGTGTCTCTGGAGCAGCACCCAGATTATGCAGAGTACATTTTCCACCCTATGGACCTGTGTACACTAGAGAAG aatatcaaaaagaaaatgtacgGCTGCACGGAAGCATTTCTTGCTGATATGAAATGGATCTTACACAACTGCATCATCTACAACGGAG GCAATCACAAATTAACGGCAACCGCAAAAGTCATTGTCAAGATTTGTGAGCATGAG atGAATGAGATTGAAGTGTGTCCAGAATGCTACCTGTCCTCAtgccaaaaaagggaaaactggTTTTGTGAGCCATGT AGTCAACCCCATCCTTTGGTCTGGGCCAAGCTGAAGGGATTTCCTTTCTGGCCAGCAAAAGCACTTCGGGAAAAAGATGGGCAGGTAGACGCACGCTTCTTTGGACAACACGACAG AGCCTGGGTCCCCATCAACAACTGCTACCTCATGTCCAAAGAGATCCCCTTCTCtgtcaaaaaaacaaagagcatTTTCAACAGTGCCATGCAAGAAATGGAAATTTATGTAGAAAACATTCGCAAGAAATTCGGGGTCTTCAACTACGCCCCCTTCCGCACCCCGTACACACCCAACAACCAGCTACAGATGCTCTTGGACCCGTCCAACCCCAGCGCTGGGGCAGTGAAGACTGAGAAACTGGATAAACTTCGCTTCAATTTTGATATAACTGCATCTCCCAAGATGGTCCTCGGCAAGACGCCCACCCCCAGCGGCATGAGCCGAAGGGTCTCCACCACAGACGTGCCGCGGTCTCCTATGAGTACCACCTCTTCAGTTCACACTGGGTCTGATGGGGAGGACACTGAAAAGGCCCCAAGAAATCCTTCTTTCCACTACAGCACCGGAGAAGAGTCAATGGATTGTACTG CCTCTCCTGTCTCGGGGAAGATGGGTCCTGCAGGCAGTGTGACTGCCAGCCCAAAGGCCTTTAACCCTGGACTGGTGCCCAAGCAGGAGCGGACTGCAGGGACGGGCAGCATCCTCAATCTCAACctgg atcGGGTGAAGGCTGAGATGGATCTGAAGGAGCTGAGTGAGACtgtgcaacaacaacagcagcaaagccaACAGCAGGGAGGTCCAGTCTCCCTCAATACCCCAAAGAGACCCATCAGGAGCTTGGACAAGACTATTGAGAGCTGCAAGGCTCAGCTTG GGATAGATGAAATTTCTGAAGATGTGTATAAAGGTGTGGACCACAGTGACTCGGAGGACTCGGAGAAATCGGACTCGAGTGACAGCGAGTATCTGAGTGATGAAGAACACAGACCAAAGAGCTCCAACCAGGATGACAAAGacaaagcagagagaaaatggCCAAAAGCAAACGCAGAGGGAGATACGAAGGACGGAGTTACGGCAAAAGCAGATAAAGGCGCCCCTGAATCAGCACTAAAAGACAAGCAGGCTAGTAACGGACCAGAAAGGGACTTGCAGGACAAGCCCGTAGTGCCCCAATCTCAGCCCGCCTCTGAAAAACCCAAAGccccagaggagagcagagcggcTGCCACCAAATCAGCGGCTGAACAGGACTCTGATTCTGAGCGGGAGCTGGTGATTGACCTAGGggatgaacaaggaggccatgaCTCAAAGAGGGCTAGAAAAGACGCTGGCGCTTCTACGGCCAAAACACCCAAAGAGTCTAATGTTGCCAAGATGGAAG GTAAGGTACCGTCATCTGCGGCAGCAACCACGCCGTCACGGGACGCCAGCCTTAACCAGAAAGAACCCGCTGGCACAACAGTCATAAACTCTGCAGCTTCCAGTCAAACCAGTACTAGCCCAGCCACCAGTGGGTCCAGCAGTGCCCCGACTCCTGCTTCCACCTCTGTTTCCACAACAGCCCCAGCACCTGTCAagaaacagcgccccctgttgccAAAGGAGACGGCACAAGCGGTGCAACAGGCCGTCGTCTGGAACCCGTCCAAGTTTCAGACCTCGTCGCAGAAATGGCACATGCAGAAGGTTCAAAGGCAGCACGGCGAGCAGTCGGCGGCGCAGACGCAGAGTCAGACACGCAGTCCGCAGCACccgcagccacagcagcagaactcctcctcttcctcttcctcctcctccagcacccGCTACCAGACCAGACAAGCAGTCAAGG GAGACGTGCCGATCCCCACAGTGTCGGCAGACGTGGCTGCAGATATAGCCAAGTACACAAACAAG ATCATGGAGACGATCAAAGGGACAATGACGGAAATCTACAGTGACCTGTCCAAGAGCACAACGGGAAACACAATTGCAGAG ATTCGGCGCCTGCGGATAGAGATCGAGAAGCTTCAGTGGCTGCATCAGCAAGAGTTGTCGGAGATGAAGCACAACCTCG AGCTCACAATGGCGGAGATGAGGCAGAGCCTGGAGCAGGAGCGGGAGCGGTTGGTGGCCGAGGTGAAGAAGCAGATGGAGGCGGAAAAGCAGCAGGCCGTGGACGAGACCAAGAAGAAACAGTGGTGCGCCAACTGCAGGAAAGAGGCCATCTTCTACTGCTGCTGGAACACCAGTTACTGCGATTACCCCTGTCAGCAAGCCCACTGGCCCGAGCACATGAAGTCCTGCACGCAGTCCG CCACAGCttcacagcaggaaacagaaactGAGCCCAACTCGGACCCTGCAGTCAAACCATCGGGCCACTCTCCCACTACACAGCCCCCGGCAACAGGGTCCGTATCAGACAAAAGCAACTCTCCCTCGTGTGCGGAAAAGAGCAAAGACAGCGCAGGGGTGACTGTGACCTAA
- the LOC101068678 gene encoding protein kinase C-binding protein 1 isoform X5, protein MHPQSLAEDEVKTEADVVEGMDASVRSKVPDPTGSADRPLVPQKRKVSSPTHSSNGHSPTETSPSPLKKKKKPGGVNSNSKDQDGRNDFYCWLCHREGQVLCCELCPRVYHAKCLKLPAEPEGDWFCPECEKITVAECIETQSKAMTMLTIDQLSYLLKFALQKIKQPGTEPFQKPVSLEQHPDYAEYIFHPMDLCTLEKNIKKKMYGCTEAFLADMKWILHNCIIYNGGNHKLTATAKVIVKICEHEMNEIEVCPECYLSSCQKRENWFCEPCSQPHPLVWAKLKGFPFWPAKALREKDGQVDARFFGQHDRAWVPINNCYLMSKEIPFSVKKTKSIFNSAMQEMEIYVENIRKKFGVFNYAPFRTPYTPNNQLQMLLDPSNPSAGAVKTEKLDKLRFNFDITASPKMVLGKTPTPSGMSRRVSTTDVPRSPMSTTSSVHTGSDGEDTEKAPRNPSFHYSTGEESMDCTASPVSGKMGPAGSVTASPKAFNPGLVPKQERTAGTGSILNLNLDRVKAEMDLKELSETVQQQQQQSQQQGGPVSLNTPKRPIRSLDKTIESCKAQLGIDEISEDVYKGVDHSDSEDSEKSDSSDSEYLSDEEHRPKSSNQDDKDKAERKWPKANAEGDTKDGVTAKADKGAPESALKDKQASNGPERDLQDKPVVPQSQPASEKPKAPEESRAAATKSAAEQDSDSERELVIDLGDEQGGHDSKRARKDAGASTAKTPKESNVAKMEGKVPSSAAATTPSRDASLNQKEPAGTTVINSAASSQTSTSPATSGSSSAPTPASTSVSTTAPAPVKKQRPLLPKETAQAVQQAVVWNPSKFQTSSQKWHMQKVQRQHGEQSAAQTQSQTRSPQHPQPQQQNSSSSSSSSSSTRYQTRQAVKVQQKDVPQNASSTAGQASSSSPLMTGDVPIPTVSADVAADIAKYTNKIMETIKGTMTEIYSDLSKSTTGNTIAEIRRLRIEIEKLQWLHQQELSEMKHNLELTMAEMRQSLEQERERLVAEVKKQMEAEKQQAVDETKKKQWCANCRKEAIFYCCWNTSYCDYPCQQAHWPEHMKSCTQSATASQQETETEPNSDPAVKPSGHSPTTQPPATGSVSDKSNSPSCAEKSKDSAGVTVT, encoded by the exons ATGCATCCACAGAG TCTGGCAGAGGACGAGGTGAAGACAGAGGCTGATGTGGTAGAGGGGATGGATGCGTCCGTGCGATCCAAAG TCCCTGATCCAACTGGGTCAGCTGACCGTCCACTGGTGCCACAAAAGAGGAAGGTGTCGAGTCCCACTCATTCCTCCAATGGACACTCTCCCACAGAGACATCTCCAAGCCctctgaagaaaaagaagaagccagGGGGCGTTAATTCCAACAGCAAGGACCAG GACGGAAGGAATGACTTCTACTGCTGGCTGTGCCACCGCGAGGGTCAGGTGCTCTGCTGTGAGCTCTGCCCCAGGGTGTACCACGCCAAGTGCCTCAAACTACCAGCTGAGCCCGAGGGCGACTGGTTCTGTCCAGAGTGTGAG AAAATAACAGTTGCTGAATGCATTGAAACCCAGAGTAAAGCAATGACAATGTTGACAATAGACCAACTGTCCTATTTACTCAAATTCGCTCTTCAAAAGATTAAACAACCTGGG ACAGAACCTTTTCAGAAACCAGTGTCTCTGGAGCAGCACCCAGATTATGCAGAGTACATTTTCCACCCTATGGACCTGTGTACACTAGAGAAG aatatcaaaaagaaaatgtacgGCTGCACGGAAGCATTTCTTGCTGATATGAAATGGATCTTACACAACTGCATCATCTACAACGGAG GCAATCACAAATTAACGGCAACCGCAAAAGTCATTGTCAAGATTTGTGAGCATGAG atGAATGAGATTGAAGTGTGTCCAGAATGCTACCTGTCCTCAtgccaaaaaagggaaaactggTTTTGTGAGCCATGT AGTCAACCCCATCCTTTGGTCTGGGCCAAGCTGAAGGGATTTCCTTTCTGGCCAGCAAAAGCACTTCGGGAAAAAGATGGGCAGGTAGACGCACGCTTCTTTGGACAACACGACAG AGCCTGGGTCCCCATCAACAACTGCTACCTCATGTCCAAAGAGATCCCCTTCTCtgtcaaaaaaacaaagagcatTTTCAACAGTGCCATGCAAGAAATGGAAATTTATGTAGAAAACATTCGCAAGAAATTCGGGGTCTTCAACTACGCCCCCTTCCGCACCCCGTACACACCCAACAACCAGCTACAGATGCTCTTGGACCCGTCCAACCCCAGCGCTGGGGCAGTGAAGACTGAGAAACTGGATAAACTTCGCTTCAATTTTGATATAACTGCATCTCCCAAGATGGTCCTCGGCAAGACGCCCACCCCCAGCGGCATGAGCCGAAGGGTCTCCACCACAGACGTGCCGCGGTCTCCTATGAGTACCACCTCTTCAGTTCACACTGGGTCTGATGGGGAGGACACTGAAAAGGCCCCAAGAAATCCTTCTTTCCACTACAGCACCGGAGAAGAGTCAATGGATTGTACTG CCTCTCCTGTCTCGGGGAAGATGGGTCCTGCAGGCAGTGTGACTGCCAGCCCAAAGGCCTTTAACCCTGGACTGGTGCCCAAGCAGGAGCGGACTGCAGGGACGGGCAGCATCCTCAATCTCAACctgg atcGGGTGAAGGCTGAGATGGATCTGAAGGAGCTGAGTGAGACtgtgcaacaacaacagcagcaaagccaACAGCAGGGAGGTCCAGTCTCCCTCAATACCCCAAAGAGACCCATCAGGAGCTTGGACAAGACTATTGAGAGCTGCAAGGCTCAGCTTG GGATAGATGAAATTTCTGAAGATGTGTATAAAGGTGTGGACCACAGTGACTCGGAGGACTCGGAGAAATCGGACTCGAGTGACAGCGAGTATCTGAGTGATGAAGAACACAGACCAAAGAGCTCCAACCAGGATGACAAAGacaaagcagagagaaaatggCCAAAAGCAAACGCAGAGGGAGATACGAAGGACGGAGTTACGGCAAAAGCAGATAAAGGCGCCCCTGAATCAGCACTAAAAGACAAGCAGGCTAGTAACGGACCAGAAAGGGACTTGCAGGACAAGCCCGTAGTGCCCCAATCTCAGCCCGCCTCTGAAAAACCCAAAGccccagaggagagcagagcggcTGCCACCAAATCAGCGGCTGAACAGGACTCTGATTCTGAGCGGGAGCTGGTGATTGACCTAGGggatgaacaaggaggccatgaCTCAAAGAGGGCTAGAAAAGACGCTGGCGCTTCTACGGCCAAAACACCCAAAGAGTCTAATGTTGCCAAGATGGAAG GTAAGGTACCGTCATCTGCGGCAGCAACCACGCCGTCACGGGACGCCAGCCTTAACCAGAAAGAACCCGCTGGCACAACAGTCATAAACTCTGCAGCTTCCAGTCAAACCAGTACTAGCCCAGCCACCAGTGGGTCCAGCAGTGCCCCGACTCCTGCTTCCACCTCTGTTTCCACAACAGCCCCAGCACCTGTCAagaaacagcgccccctgttgccAAAGGAGACGGCACAAGCGGTGCAACAGGCCGTCGTCTGGAACCCGTCCAAGTTTCAGACCTCGTCGCAGAAATGGCACATGCAGAAGGTTCAAAGGCAGCACGGCGAGCAGTCGGCGGCGCAGACGCAGAGTCAGACACGCAGTCCGCAGCACccgcagccacagcagcagaactcctcctcttcctcttcctcctcctccagcacccGCTACCAGACCAGACAAGCAGTCAAGG TGCAACAGAAAGATGTGCCTCAGAATGCTTCATCAACTGCAGGCCAGGCCTCATCATCCTCTCCTTTAATGACAGGAGACGTGCCGATCCCCACAGTGTCGGCAGACGTGGCTGCAGATATAGCCAAGTACACAAACAAG ATCATGGAGACGATCAAAGGGACAATGACGGAAATCTACAGTGACCTGTCCAAGAGCACAACGGGAAACACAATTGCAGAG ATTCGGCGCCTGCGGATAGAGATCGAGAAGCTTCAGTGGCTGCATCAGCAAGAGTTGTCGGAGATGAAGCACAACCTCG AGCTCACAATGGCGGAGATGAGGCAGAGCCTGGAGCAGGAGCGGGAGCGGTTGGTGGCCGAGGTGAAGAAGCAGATGGAGGCGGAAAAGCAGCAGGCCGTGGACGAGACCAAGAAGAAACAGTGGTGCGCCAACTGCAGGAAAGAGGCCATCTTCTACTGCTGCTGGAACACCAGTTACTGCGATTACCCCTGTCAGCAAGCCCACTGGCCCGAGCACATGAAGTCCTGCACGCAGTCCG CCACAGCttcacagcaggaaacagaaactGAGCCCAACTCGGACCCTGCAGTCAAACCATCGGGCCACTCTCCCACTACACAGCCCCCGGCAACAGGGTCCGTATCAGACAAAAGCAACTCTCCCTCGTGTGCGGAAAAGAGCAAAGACAGCGCAGGGGTGACTGTGACCTAA